ttttcagCGGTGGATCATTCACCCTGTCTAACCTGGTCATCCACTGCTAACCTCACTTGCTGTCTATGTAACATGATGCTGACTTCAGCAACTTGGGAGGTGCTACTTATCACTGGTCCTAGCCTGACAGTTGGGAAAGTGACGTCCTGTTTGTATGTTTATCTGAAGTTATGTTGGGGCCTTTGACTAATTACAGCAAATTAAGTGCTTAGCATATGTGACTGCTTATTAATTGGTATTTTATTGATTCCCACCAACTCTTTTCAGAGTGtcttttcctttacctttttGGGTAAGTAGTAACCAGTTTTCCCGCTACTTTAGACGGTGGGCAATAACTAAACGTGTTCACAGCTCTCAGTAACATTtgttctattgttttgttttgaggtggAAGGGGGAACTCTACCCTCAGAACATGAGGGAATAATATTTACGTGGCTCACAAAGACCAGTGAGTACATCATCTGCATCTCCCACGACTCACCAGGAGAGGGCCTCTGACATTAGCTCAGTCCAGCCTTTTCTGACCCTCAGAGACCACTGTTAGTTATGGCCAGGTGTTttaattttcctcagaaatttctTGGAAACATTGTTGAGGGATGGGGGTTCTTTtacaaattttggaaataaataaatcagatgaGAAGACATGCTTTTGAGTGGTCATTTGGTTTAACAGAGCCCCTTAATTGAATGTGATTGTGGACATTTTAGCTGTAGTGTAGCTTCAGATCTTCCCACTGAACCTACAGGCTTTAAGAACCAACCCAGGACTGTTATTTCCTATCGAACACGTGAGTTCTGAGGTCGTAGGCATGTCACTGACTGTAGCTCTCTGCCTCTCCTGAGCTAGGCGATGGATCACTTGGAGTCCTTTATTGCTGAGTGTGATCGGAGAACTGAGCTTGCCAAGAAGCGGCTGGCAGAGACGCAAGAGGAGATCAGTGCAGAAGTTTCCGCAAAGGTATGCTGGGGAGGCCTTCGCCTCACATTGTTGTCCTAAGAACTGGTCTGCCACCGGGCTAGCAGTCACggtcactgctgagggtgcatcTTTGGGATGGATGGTACCCACTGCCTTGGCTGTTCCCAGTGAGGAGGGAAGGCCGTCGCTGAGCTCTTAGCCCCTCCCCACACTGtgcatgtgggtttttttgtttgttttgttttgttttttgtgtgtgcgcgcgcgtgtgcgtatgttttaaagtttctttttttatttttttttaacatccctaCATAAAACAGGAAATGAGAAAAGTTAGCAGGGAAATGGTtaaactgtggtgcatccatATCATGGAAGAAGAAAGTAGATCTGTGTGGAATTGGCCTGTGTGTCATCTGGATGACCCTTGTCTCCTCTTCAGTGGAACTCTCTTCagtgtcttttttcctttcagttttataaAAGCATTTCTTAGGAAATAGACAGTTGCAAACTGGATCAACGGTGCCGTTTTATTTCTGAAAGCAAATCCCAATAATTAGGCATTTTGCTTACAGTATAAGTGTATGCATTTAGACCCATGCATTTTTTTACCCTTACCCAGAAGATTGAACTGTAATAGAAGGCATAAAAAGAGATGGTCTAGAAGCTGACCCACATGATGGTCCTTGCAGCCTGTTGGCAGTAACAGCGGTGCTACTGCTTTTATTGGAACGTGGTGCACAGGTCTAGTTATGATCAGTCTCAGTGGTGGCGTTAAGGATGTCGTAATTGTTAGAATTCACATGTCATCAGTGAGGGTTTCCAGCTGTTCTAATATTTTCAGTGGAACAGACCAGAAATGCAACAAGAGAAACACTCGTtttctttgcattaaaaaatctgttgtttttagatgtcTCCTTACCTGATGGTTTCTCTCTCCTAGGCAGAAAAAGTACATGAGTTGAACGAAGAAATAGGGAAGCTTCTTGCTAAAGCTGAACAGCTAGGAGCTGAAGGAAATGTGGATGAATCCCAGAAGATTCTTATGGAAGTGGAGAAAGTCcgtgcaaagaaaaaagaagctgagGTTGGTGACAAAAATGTCTTAGAGAGGGAGGAAGTAGTAACTCCAGAGTTGACCTTTTGGGCTAAGATTAAGCCATGCCTTCTTTTTTTGTATACATATTGGGAAGAAGTTGGAAATAACGTGGTATATTGTCAGGATTATACGGTTTAGAGTCAGCACACACTGGGGTTTGTGTCTTCACTCTGCCCCTGTGACCCCGTGTGGCCTCAGACTAGGCACTTGCCAGCTCTGCGCATTACTCCCACGTGTAGAGTGCGTCCTGAGTATAACAGTCAGCGGAGGAGTGTTAGTGAGCACCTGCCGTCTGTCCATCTGGCTCCCAGGGAGGGGGCAGCATGGTGGGTGTTCACCTGGTGTAATTGGGCCAGACTTGCATTGCAGATGCTATGTACAGTGAGGCCTGGTGCTTAGTGACACTGTGTCCTCAGTAGAGAGACCCGTGCAGGTTGCGGGTGGTACCCAGGTGGTGTCCGCTAGGCTGCCAGGCCAGGACACACTGCTGTGTGGTGGAGAAGCTGAGTCAGGGACTCAATGTCTGTATCCGTGACAAGCGTTTTCCTCCTAGATGATTTCCTCTGTTGCATACTCCCTGGTTCTCAAATCTCACTGCTGGAATCAGAGATGGCTTGGGTAGGCTTCGAGAACGGTGGGAATGGTAGTCAGAGGAAGACGGGGCGGGTGTGTTCCTTTAGTAAGTGCTTGTCAAACTCCAgctatgggccaggcacttctctagttgtgagcaAGCCGGAAGACTCCCTCTCCTGTTGGAGATGATACTGCTGTGGAGAGGGGGGCCAGGCAGAAAGGAATGTGAGCAACGGATAAGATTAATTCTGATGAAGATCGGTGCACTTGGGGGGTGCAGGGCGTGTCCAGGTAGGACAGAGGGACCCTGGAAGGCCCTTAGCTGAGACCAGATGAGAAGGTTCTCAGAATGGTGGGTAGAGGTGAGATGGTGGGGTGGGCGGTGCCCCAGTGCAGGGCTGATTTTGGTTGTTGCTGCACCCCCGGCTTGTCATggtgcctgatacatagtagCAGCTCAGCGATGACACAACGATTCTCAGCTGAATACACGAATACTGCTGACTGCCTGTGGGTGTTCGAGCGAGGCCCACTCAGGCAATGACGTGTGCATGAAGAGTCGCAAGTCCTGCGTAGAAATCCTACATGGCTGTATACTAAACCCCTGTGTACTTAAATGGGAAATTTATgtttacatgtaaaaaaaaaaagtcaggctcCCTCGGTTGCTGACAGCTCCAGCAGAAAGGCCAGAGGGTCAGGAAGGAAGCTCTGCGGCCTCTTAGCGAGTCCTGAGGCCAAGCCTTCCTGCTTTGAAGAGCAGAGCAGACACCAGAAACCCGTGAGATGGCTCCGAGATTTATGCATAGGCTGAATGATTGTAGATGTGGGGTTCACCACTTGGATGTCTGCAGACAGCCAAGAGGGCAGCAGGATAGGGGACCCATGGCAACTTGTGCCCAGGACTCCAAGCATCCTTGCTAGAAGGCAGGTGCAAGGATGCTCACAGCAGAACTGGTAAAATGAGCAACCGTCAGTAACCTGGAAAACCACCCATGGACAAACAGCCATGTGCCCCTGAAATGGAGTCCTGCAGCAGTGAACGAACTGAACACATCTGCCTGCAACATCCTGGAGAGAGCTCTCCAGCAACACAGGTGGGAGAAAGACCTGTAGTGCTGACGCAGGACTTCTAAATGCCCCAGGTGCACACATGGTTTATGGGTCCACATGTGCAATGAAGTACAGAGACAGCACTGAAGATTATGCTGAACGCACACGAAtgcctctggggagggagagaacagaCACTAGAGAGGGAAACATCAGGAACTGAATTTCCATCATAATGTTCTATatctttcattaaaagaaaaacaaaaaccttaagcAGAAGTGCTGAATATGGTGGGTACACTATTTGTGATATTATTCTGCCCCTCTCTGTAGTTGTAAAACTTTGAATGCCTTCCTCTAATCTCTTTCAAAATCAGTTGTaattattctgagtgaaaaaagtcaatccCAAAGGGCTATGTGGATCTGttatataacattcttaaaatgacCAAACCATAAGAATGGAGAGCAGATTGGTGGTCACCAGGAGTCAGAGAAGTGGGTGTGGCTGTGAAGGGGCAGCAGGCAGGacctgtgtggtgatggatgttctGAACCTTGACTGTATCACTGTGTTCTTTCTGTGATGTTGTGCTATAGTTTTTAAAGATAgaaccattgggggaaactgggtaaagagtACGCAGCACCTCTCTGTATCATTTCTTAGGATGACGAGACAGCCTTGCCTCCTGCTAAGGGGAGGAAGAGCACCCTACCCCATCCTGTTCTGTCCTGTTCTGAGGAAGGCCTATGGGGGGCACTCAGGTGATGAGGATGGGGACAGTGGCCGGAGTAAGGACAGTGGGGGTCCTGGGCACTAGAGTGCCTTTCTGTACCTTTGCCGGTTTAGTGAGTGATGTGATGtcttattttgatttgcatttcctaggGAACATTTTGAATGTGTGAATTAATGGAAGATTACTACATTCAGTCTTCCCTTTAAGGGCAAATGATTATTGAAATGCATTTCTTAAACCTAGATTTTGAAGGAATGTTTTAACTTGAGCACAAGCGGCAGTAACCATGTTCtggttcattttcttttgtgtttcgtGTATTTTGCTTTGAAGacgagtgacttttttttttttttttaattaatttttggctgcattgggtctttgttgctgcacgcaggctttctctagttgcagtgagtgggggctgctcttcattgcagtgcgtgggcctctcattgcagtggcttctcttgtagtggagcacgggctctaggcgtgcgggcttcagtagttgtggcgcacaggcttagttgatctgcggcatgtgggatcttcccagaccagggctcgaacccatgtcccctgcattggcaggcggattcttaaccactgcgccaccagggaagtccctagtgacTTCTTAGGATTAGACTCAGACTGCACTGGCTGCAGGAGGGAGTGTGCTTTGTTCCATTTGGCACACTTCCTCCTTTGAAGAGAGTGTCTAAAGTATTTGTCCTTCCAAGTTTTAGCTTTTGGAGCTGCGTTGGGATACAGTTTCCTGAACATTGGGACAATCTCCGTAGATACTCCTGTGTTTTTTGCTTGTCTCTTTggtttaggttttttgtttgttttttaagacccCTGTTGAAGATTCTCTCCTCTTGTTTCTTTGGTCTTTGCAGAGCTCTCCACCATAGCAGGGACTCACCTTCCCTGCTAGCCTTTTAGCACACACAGCATCCTGTGTGTCTGAGTGTTCTGAATACCCCTTGTTGCTTTGAAATCATGACTGGTAGTTCATTTCTTAAACAATTAAAATTGGGCTGGTTACAAGAATCTGAAGCTTTGTAAACGATTCAGTTTTTATGTATTTGAAAGTcatctcggacttccctggtggtgcagttgttaagaatccactgccagtgcaggggacacgggtttgagccctggtctgggaagatcccacatgctgtggagcaactaagcccatgtgccacaactactgagcctgcatgccacaactactgaagcccgcatacctagagcccgtgctccgcaacaagagaagccaccgcaacgaagagtagccctcgctcgtcacaactagagaaagcccgcgcagcaacgaagacccaacacagccaaaaataaataaaacgttaaaaaaaaaaaagtcatctctagggaattccctggtggtctagtacTTAgtacttggcactttcactgccaggacccctgggttcaatcccacatgccacgtagccaaaaaaaaagtcatctctgTAGTCCCTTCACATACTTCCATTTTAGGGGCTGAGTAGACAGTGACATTTGACTCTCACTCTCTTCCCATTCTCCAGGAAGAATACAGGAATTCCATGCCTGCATCCAGTTTTCAGCAGCAGAAGCTGCGTGTTTGTGAAGTCTGTTCAGCCTACCTTGGTCTCCATGACAATGACCGTCGTCTTGCAGACCACTTCGGGGGCAAGTTACACTTGGGGTTCATTCAGATCCGTGAGAAGCTCGATCAGTTAAGGGTATGTTAATGTGTTGCGTTTCTGAAGAAACGCGAGAAGTTTTCTGATTGTCTTCACATCTCTTTGCTTTTAGAAAACcttgtgttcttttttgttttggttttttttgggggggggggttggtggAGGTACTGAAAACCTTCTGTTCTGATTCTAAGATCATGCCTTGGTTTTATACTTGAGTTTTACAGTGAACTACTCAGATTTCATCCATATGTTCCCACAAGAGATCTAAGATCTCAGAATCCAGCAGAGCCTGGGATATTTATTTAGTCTGCTACCCCTTGTTTACAGAGGAAGATGGCAGAATTCAGTCCCACGGTACAGAGAGTTCTCGTACCCCTCTGAAAACATTTCTGTTGGTGATGGGAAAGAGCCAGTAgtctgcagttttttttcttggacAGAGGCGGACACATGGAGGGTGGTCTGGCTGGAAGGATGAGAAGGTGATGGGGCATTTTCTGATAGCCCTGCCCCACTGTTGGATGCCTGTGTCCCTTCCTCGGGGCTCCTCATTGTTCTGGGTTAAGCTCTACAACATTCGACATCTTGGGTACAGAATGCCAAGgaggaagattaaataagtttGTGATATTTTGAATTGTCTTCTTCAAATGGATGGTGCTTTCCCTAATTGTGTACTGGGACCCTATGATGGGATGCTGGGAAATGTGCAGGCCTTTTATCCAGACACCTGAAATCTATTGGAAGGACAGACACATGGCACCTGACTGTAGGACACCACAGTAGTCAAGGCCTTGGGCCTTGTGTGCCCCCAGGAAGGAGCAGCGGGTGGCAGAGCCCTGCATCCAAGGACGGTCCCCCATAAGTGATGTGCGACTCGGCCCTGGGAGAGGGAGCTGGGTGGCAGTCTCAGCACTGTTCTTGAAACATTTGCTCCTGTGCTCCCagtagaattttgaaaaatgatattCTTTGTCACACATTTTTaagttggaatttttttcttataaatttatgggtataaaacacataaaaatattttatatgtagtcaGTAGAATGTAAATAACAATTTGGTGTCAACTACCATCCCCATTAAAAATCTGCTCCTTAGGGAATTTCCTTTAAATTGTCTTCCCATTCCATAACGCCCCAGAATTTTGTCCTAATGTTTCTTATATCTGaagccttttgtttttttcttaagatgTACCTTTGCTTCAGAATACATTGAAACCTTTAGAATTTAAGTATTCACTTGATCTAGAAGTCATGTATTGTCATTGCAGTTATGAGCAGTATATAGTTGATAGAACAACCCAACTAAGTTACAGATTTTGATAAATAGCTGTTAAACTATCAacagaaaatgtatttggaagTGCACCTCTTAACGATAAGGAAGGTGGGAGTTGTGTGCCCTAATCAGAGATGAGTTCACTCCCAGTGGTACTGGAGGTGTGCACCTGCCCTGGGCTGTGCACCCCCTGGGCCATGCTCCAAGGTGGATGCAGGGTGAGAAGAGTGAGGACTTTCCTCAGGTGGGGGAACCTAGTGTTTTAGGGAGTGGGGAGGGTTTGGGAAGGAGGTGATGCCAGCCCACAGGCCGGTTCTCGGCCTCTCCTTGTCCTGGCCACGCCTTCTCTTCCTGGGGCCTGGCTCCCATCCGAACTGAGATTTAAGGTCACCCTTTATGCCCTCTCGGGCCTTTGTCTCCTGGCTCTAAGTTCCTCCCCCTCAGGGCCTTCCCTTCAGCAGCGTGAGGAGGGGCATTGAAAGGCTCCGAGTTGATTTTGGGGTGCTCTGAGCTAGCCAGTGGATAGTGCTCTGGCAGGGGGGTTGCTAGGCCACCTCCTGCCTGTCTGCCTTCCTTGTCCACTGTGCTCACCATGACCCAGCCTGATGGGACGTGTGGAGCTTGCTGTTCCCAGGAAGCCCCGCCAGCACCCCGGGGCAGGCTGCAACTTGGCAGGGCAGATTGGCTCCCGCAGCAAGATGGATTCGGTCAGATAcatgttttctcttttacatGAAGTTTGTGGAGTCTCCTTggggtaaaaaaattaaatttatggaTTGATTTGAGCAATATGATAAAATTTCTGTGACTTAGATGTACAGCACTTAGGTATGTAGTTTGTCACTGAACTTGTAAAAtgataaagggtttttttttcccatgtatttTCCATTGTTTAAGAGGTTTTATGAAGAATGTGTTCCTGTTTCCTGAGTTTCTCTTAGGTTCTTAAATTGCCAGTATTGAGGTCACATAAAGGTGCTTTGTTCAATAATGTTCACTCTAGTGTGTGACTTGTTCCTCCCCCGTCTtccaattttttgtttatttagaaaACTGTGGCTGAAAAGCAGGAGAAGAGAAATCAGGATCGGctgaggagaagagaggagagggagcgGGAAGAACGACTGAGCAGGAGGTGAGCACGTGCGACCTGAGGACACCCCACTTCTTCCTGGCAGTACTGCATATTTACTGCCCTTGACAGTTGAGGTCTGCCAGTTACCTGGGTggctcttaaaagaaaaataagcaaacacatAGCACGTTTGGTCAAGTGAGGTTCTGGCTGGTCCAGGAGGACCTGTGTGCACAGCTGTGTGGTGTGGACAGGACACCCAAGCCGCTCGAGCAGCTGTGGCCACCTGATGCTTACCTAGAAAGATGTGGACTCCCTGGCAGGAGTGGAGGGGGACCTGTCACAGCACCTCCTGTGGAGCAGCCCTTGACCAGCAGGACAGGCAGGAACTGGGACACCAGAGAGGAACATGCTCTCATGCCGCCATGCCTGCTGTGGGCAGGACCCACCAGGGACGGGCTCCGGTGTGGGCCCAGGCTCGTGGGTGGTagggtggaagcagagagaaCGTGAGCTAGCTGGGGTCCAGGCCAAGGAGGTGGCATTTCGAACCCTGTGAGGGCCAGGAGGGAATGATGTGTTCTGGGGGTGGAGCTGATAGGATTTGCTAGTGGACAGAGCGAGTTGTGCAAAGGGGGAGTGGAGCTGGCTCAGGGTTTCTGACCAGGAGTGGCCGCTTATGGCGGTGGGGAGACTGGGAATGGTGTGTTGGGatgaggaggaggtggggaggagaattTGGCTGTGGCTGTATTTGAGCCTAAGAGACATCCTTTCAGCCTAAGAGACATGCAGGTGGAGACAGTGGGTCTGGTCAGAGTTCAAGGAAGAGGCTGGAGCGCCGAGTAACCACGCTCTCATATTGGGCACAGAAACTGGGCTTTCCTGGAGGAATTCCTTAGTGAATAACTCAGGACAAATAATCCTTTATtgtatcttttgtgtttcttttcattattttaactaTCTAACAGATTCTGATTATAAATAGACTCAAAACAgtgtaaaaatatattaagtaaaaagaCACAGAGTTGACGACAGTCGCTGGACATGTTGTGTGCATGGGTATATGTGGGACCCTCCACATGTGAGACCTTCCCATAGCAGCTGTGCTCTTGAAGGCTACACAAAGTCCCTACTATGATGCTGTAATTAACTATATCCTTTTATTCTCCCACCTTCACCCCTTTTGTCCACCCCCATTTccctacctctggcaaccaccagtctgttctctgtatctatgggtttgggtttttttcgaTTTCACATATaactgagatcatacagtatttatctttttctgtctaacttatttcacttaccataatgctgtcaaggtccatccatattgttacaCATGGCAGGATTCcatcttttttgtggctgaataacatCCCACTGTATACGTAcaaccacatcatctttatccgttcatctatcagtggacacttaggttgttaccatgtttaggctactgtaaataatgctgcagtgaacatgggggtgcagctATCTTTTCAAGattgtgatttcatttcctttaggtaAAAATACCCGGAATTGGAATTTCTGGATATTGTagttccattttaattttttgaggaacctcctttctgttttccatagtgactgcaccaatttacattcccaccaacagtgcacaaagattcccgtttctctgcatcctcacaaACAAgtgtatttcttgtctttttgatgacagccattctgacaggtgtgaggtgatatctcattatggttctgatttgcttttccctgctGAATAGTGACGTTGAGCAattttttatgtgcctgttggccatctgtatgtcttctttgacaaaatgtctattcaggtcctctgcccatgtttttaccttttttttttttttccccttctgtttagagttctttttgtgttttggatattagcctattatcagatacatgatttgcagatattttctcctgttcagtaggttgccttttcatttgttgatggtttccttcactgcgCAGAAGCTTGTTAgtctgatgtagtcccacttgttgacttttgcttttgttgcctttgctttttatgttttttaaagcctttgcttttttttttttttttttgcggtacgcgggcctctcactgttgtggcctctcctgttgcggagcacaggctccggacgcgcaggctcagtggccacggctcacggcccagccgctccacggcatgtgggatcttcccggaccggggcacgaacccgcgtcccctgcatcggcaggcggactctcaaccactgtgccaccagggaagcccaaagcctttgctttttaaaaaaattttttgattaaGTTTTTATGAAACTATTTTTGAACAAGTAATCTAGTGACCATCTTTGTATGAGTTTGAGGGTTTATAACATTCCTtagaattcctgggataaaggaatataatatataaatattggtAGCTGTTACAAAAATTGCTTTTCAAGAGGCTTTGTCAGATCACCCTCCAGCCACATGATGTGTGAGCATCTTTTGTCACTTCCTCCTTGAGCACACGTTGGTGGTGATCTTGTAAATTTCTGCTTGGAATGAAATGAGACCTCATTGTAAAGTGCATTTCTTAGTTGTTGGTTGTATAATGTTTCCCAGGGAGCTCATGTGACACTCACTGGCAGTGAACCTGTGTTTGCAACTTGGGTGTCCTGCCCAGCCCTGCACCTGCCATGTGACTATCTGTGTAGCTGAGGTGGTGTCCACTGTGAAGAGTTTGCAGAGCCACTGGTTCAACTCAGTGCAGCATGGACCCCTGGGTGCTGGTCTCTGCGTTCTGCCTCCaagcagctggggctggaggcgGGCCTTATAGCAGGTCCTCTGGGAAGTCGGCCCTCCTTCACCACGTGAACTTGAGGCACCTCCCCTCAGCTGTAAGGGATGGAGCTGTTTTGGGAaaattgttcatctttttttccattttaggtcTGGATCAAGAACCAGAGATCGCAGGAGGTAGGTTTTCCATTTATGTGTTCTCAGTGAGATGTTCTTTTCTGTATGCACTTAATACTTAACCTTTATAGCTTCACAGTTATTATCTGGTGGTCAGGTCTGGCTCATGAAGGGCACAGGACGTGGGTGAGACTCCAGTCCCGTTTGTAGCTGGCATTGGCTGGGGCTTAGTGCAGCGTGGGAGTGGGGACCCACTGTCAATGAGAGGGACAGTCAGGGCGCTGCTGGGGCCTGCTGGGCAGGCGGGAGTTTCCTGGCCAATGTACAGGAAGCGTCAGCGGGAAGGGTCTGGCCGTAGTTACCAGAGAGTAGTTGGTGGGATTATTGTGAACCCAAGTTGTAAgtttgtgggaggaggggagataaCAGTAAAGCATCAGCAGAATATCTGCTGCAGGTCGCGCTCCCGGGACCGGCGTCGGAGGCGGTCAAGATCTACCTCCAGAGAGCGGCGGAAGTCGTCCCGGTCCCGGTCCCGAGACAGACACCGGCGCCACCGAAGCCGTTCCCGGAGCCACAGCCGGGGCCACCGCCGGGCATCCAGGGACCGGAGTTCGAAATACAAGTAACTACTCTGACTCCTTCAGTAGCTGCGTCCAGGAGTGAACCCTTCTTTGTGTGCCAGGGTCTGGGGGTCTGTCATCTGTGGGACAGAGTGTTAGGGCCTTGAGGAGTCCTGAATGGGGCCCA
This genomic stretch from Globicephala melas chromosome 15, mGloMel1.2, whole genome shotgun sequence harbors:
- the LUC7L gene encoding putative RNA-binding protein Luc7-like 1 isoform X1 translates to MSAQAQMRALLDQLMGTARDGDETRQRVKFTDDRVCKSHLLDCCPHDILAGTRMDLGECTKIHDLALRADYEIASKERDLFFELDAMDHLESFIAECDRRTELAKKRLAETQEEISAEVSAKAEKVHELNEEIGKLLAKAEQLGAEGNVDESQKILMEVEKVRAKKKEAEEEYRNSMPASSFQQQKLRVCEVCSAYLGLHDNDRRLADHFGGKLHLGFIQIREKLDQLRKTVAEKQEKRNQDRLRRREEREREERLSRRSGSRTRDRRRSRSRDRRRRRSRSTSRERRKSSRSRSRDRHRRHRSRSRSHSRGHRRASRDRSSKYKFSRERASREESWERGRSERGATDWRLESTNGKTASRRSEEKEAGEI
- the LUC7L gene encoding putative RNA-binding protein Luc7-like 1 isoform X2, with amino-acid sequence MDLGECTKIHDLALRADYEIASKERDLFFELDAMDHLESFIAECDRRTELAKKRLAETQEEISAEVSAKAEKVHELNEEIGKLLAKAEQLGAEGNVDESQKILMEVEKVRAKKKEAEEEYRNSMPASSFQQQKLRVCEVCSAYLGLHDNDRRLADHFGGKLHLGFIQIREKLDQLRKTVAEKQEKRNQDRLRRREEREREERLSRRSGSRTRDRRRSRSRDRRRRRSRSTSRERRKSSRSRSRDRHRRHRSRSRSHSRGHRRASRDRSSKYKFSRERASREESWERGRSERGATDWRLESTNGKTASRRSEEKEAGEI